From Phormidium ambiguum IAM M-71, a single genomic window includes:
- a CDS encoding tetratricopeptide repeat protein has product MYDRSMSLYFVSVILVVTSAFLLPVTIDCMSLKALGQTQINQNREARKIEADRLYQQGIELLRKRQLPQAVEKFQDTLVIYQAIQNYDGEQRIRYLIGGIYEQLGESDRAQKYYPPVSESFGQFRSASSEEQRLINEELEPIAKEIKNRADQLYQQGIQQLRQKQLQQALQTFQKSLAIYKEVGFREIYSKVLYQIASIYEQLGESEQAKKYYQEAELFMSMFGTRPTTRYDVTRNSMFGVPPIRTSSGGSRGSESNIQRDDDEDPKTRADRLFKEGSQLLETGELRVARIKFEQVLGIRKKLGDRKGQTETLILLAKVHERLGNKNWAEQLNRRAREIGLR; this is encoded by the coding sequence ATGTACGATCGCTCTATGTCTCTTTACTTTGTCAGCGTAATTCTGGTTGTTACCTCAGCTTTCTTGCTACCTGTAACAATAGATTGTATGAGTTTAAAAGCTTTGGGGCAAACACAAATTAATCAGAACAGAGAAGCACGAAAAATAGAGGCCGATCGACTTTATCAACAAGGAATAGAGTTATTACGTAAACGACAATTGCCACAAGCTGTAGAAAAATTTCAAGATACTTTAGTTATTTACCAAGCAATTCAAAATTATGATGGCGAACAGAGAATACGTTATTTAATCGGAGGTATTTATGAACAGTTAGGAGAAAGCGATCGCGCACAAAAATACTATCCGCCTGTAAGTGAATCTTTTGGGCAATTCAGGAGTGCAAGCTCAGAAGAACAAAGGCTAATTAATGAAGAATTGGAGCCAATAGCTAAAGAGATCAAAAATCGGGCCGATCAACTTTACCAACAAGGAATTCAGCAGTTAAGGCAAAAGCAATTACAACAAGCTTTACAGACATTTCAAAAGTCTTTAGCAATTTATAAAGAAGTGGGATTTAGAGAAATATACTCAAAAGTTCTTTATCAGATTGCCAGTATTTATGAGCAATTAGGTGAAAGTGAACAGGCAAAAAAATACTATCAAGAAGCAGAACTATTTATGTCTATGTTTGGTACTCGGCCTACAACAAGATATGATGTAACAAGAAACTCTATGTTTGGTGTTCCACCCATAAGAACAAGCTCTGGTGGATCAAGAGGCTCGGAATCAAATATCCAACGCGATGACGACGAAGACCCCAAAACTAGGGCAGATAGGCTGTTTAAGGAAGGTTCTCAGCTGTTAGAAACAGGAGAATTGCGAGTAGCAAGAATCAAATTTGAGCAAGTTTTAGGTATTCGCAAGAAATTAGGCGATCGCAAAGGGCAAACAGAAACGCTTATTTTATTAGCAAAAGTTCACGAACGCTTGGGTAACAAAAATTGGGCAGAGCAATTAAATCGGCGTGCCAGAGAAATCGGATTACGATAG
- a CDS encoding CHAT domain-containing protein has product MTITWANLAEVQVSPEQQTEAYQLLLQGEEQYFNHQFEAALNSYKKLLEMRRKIGDRSGIAEALHKLGATYDRLEKYPESLDFYQQALVIRREINDKAAQGATLNGIAVVYQQLGDYSQALQFLNQALTIRQEVGDKAGEGRTLSNIGLVYSNQGKYSQSLEFYQQALAIFKELGNARSEGALLDNIGGIYTEIGQYPQALDFYQQALEIRKKIDDKSGVAISLHNIGYLHDRQNKYSQALEFYQQSLVLRQEIGDRSGSATTLNNIGLIYDNLGKHSQALQFLEQALAIFQKIGDRASEGNTLDSIGTVYKSLRQYPQALDSYQQALAILKEVGNRPIERATLSNIAKLLEIQNKTELAIFFYKEAVNITELIRQDLQKLSPEQQRSYTATVADTYRSLADLLLQKNRVLEAQQVLDLLKIQELEDYLRKVRGNEQTAQGVELLPQEQKVQADYLAMQNKAIELGKELTKLQKIPEANRTPEQQKRIAELIQIQQQIRAEFNNFINSPTVVALTQKLSQTTSGENLNLRTLNKLQGQLKQLSQNAVLLYPLILEDRLELVLVTSYSPPIRRTVNIKRQELNRLIVEFRLALQQPNTDATISASKLYNLLIKPIENDLIQAQAKTIIYAPDGQLRYIPIAALFDGKQWLVERFSINNITSASLTDFNSKNITHLKILAAAFTQGSYKISVGNRELTFVGLPFAGREVENLAVIIPSTTKLIDSAFTPPATVPKLNEYNIIHLATHAAFVIGQPQDSFILFGDGSRVTLRDVETWSLPNVELVVLSACETGIGGQLGNGEEILGFGYQMQLTGVKATIASLWSVSDGGTQVLMDAFYAELSKGNISKSEALRRAQIALINSNKFLTTAQRRGITTAQPIRNSLTATVSDRLNHPYYWAAFVLIGNGL; this is encoded by the coding sequence ATGACTATTACCTGGGCAAATTTGGCAGAGGTACAAGTATCGCCTGAACAACAAACTGAGGCGTATCAGTTACTTTTACAAGGTGAAGAACAGTACTTTAATCATCAATTTGAAGCTGCTCTTAATAGTTATAAAAAACTGCTGGAAATGCGTCGAAAAATAGGCGATCGATCTGGTATTGCCGAAGCTTTACACAAACTTGGTGCGACTTACGATCGCTTAGAAAAGTATCCAGAATCTCTTGATTTTTATCAGCAAGCTTTAGTCATTCGCAGAGAAATTAATGATAAAGCGGCGCAAGGTGCGACACTGAATGGGATTGCTGTAGTTTATCAGCAATTAGGCGATTATTCCCAAGCTTTGCAGTTTTTAAATCAAGCTTTAACTATTCGTCAGGAAGTAGGAGATAAAGCTGGAGAAGGGCGAACGCTGAGTAATATTGGTTTAGTTTATAGTAATCAAGGGAAATATTCCCAATCTTTAGAGTTTTATCAGCAAGCTTTGGCAATTTTTAAAGAACTTGGTAATGCGAGAAGTGAAGGTGCGCTTCTCGATAATATTGGCGGAATTTACACAGAAATTGGTCAGTATCCGCAAGCTTTGGATTTTTATCAACAAGCATTAGAAATTCGGAAAAAGATAGATGACAAATCAGGTGTTGCCATTTCTTTACACAATATTGGATACCTTCACGATCGCCAAAACAAATATTCACAAGCACTGGAATTTTATCAGCAATCTTTAGTATTACGTCAAGAAATAGGCGATCGATCGGGTAGTGCTACAACCTTAAATAACATAGGATTAATTTACGATAATTTAGGTAAACATTCCCAAGCTTTGCAATTTCTTGAACAAGCATTAGCAATTTTCCAAAAAATAGGCGATCGGGCCAGCGAAGGAAACACCCTTGATAGTATCGGTACAGTTTATAAAAGTCTGCGTCAATATCCCCAAGCGTTAGATTCCTATCAACAAGCATTAGCCATATTAAAAGAAGTTGGTAATCGTCCTATTGAAAGAGCAACTCTCAGCAATATTGCTAAACTTTTAGAAATCCAAAATAAAACTGAATTAGCTATCTTCTTCTATAAAGAAGCCGTCAATATCACTGAATTAATTCGCCAAGATTTACAAAAACTTTCCCCAGAACAACAACGTTCTTACACAGCTACAGTTGCCGATACTTATCGTTCTTTAGCTGATTTATTATTACAAAAAAATCGAGTTTTGGAAGCCCAACAAGTTTTAGATTTATTGAAAATTCAAGAATTAGAAGATTATTTGCGAAAAGTTAGAGGTAACGAGCAAACCGCTCAAGGAGTAGAATTATTACCACAAGAACAAAAAGTGCAAGCAGATTATCTTGCGATGCAAAACAAAGCTATTGAACTAGGTAAAGAACTGACTAAACTACAAAAAATACCCGAAGCTAATCGCACACCTGAACAACAAAAAAGAATTGCAGAATTAATTCAAATTCAACAACAAATTCGCGCCGAATTTAATAACTTTATTAACAGCCCTACAGTCGTCGCCTTAACACAAAAACTTAGTCAAACTACAAGTGGTGAAAACTTAAATTTGCGAACTCTCAATAAATTACAAGGACAATTAAAACAGTTGTCACAAAACGCTGTGTTACTTTATCCTTTAATTTTAGAAGACAGATTAGAACTAGTATTAGTAACTAGTTATTCACCACCCATTCGCCGTACAGTTAACATCAAGCGGCAAGAATTAAATCGGTTAATTGTAGAATTTCGTTTAGCTTTACAACAACCTAATACTGATGCGACAATATCAGCAAGTAAACTATATAATTTATTGATAAAACCAATAGAAAATGACTTAATTCAAGCCCAAGCCAAAACTATAATTTATGCCCCAGATGGGCAATTACGTTATATTCCGATCGCGGCTTTATTTGATGGTAAACAGTGGTTAGTTGAGCGATTTAGTATTAACAACATTACCTCTGCTAGCCTGACTGATTTTAACAGTAAAAATATTACCCACCTCAAAATTTTAGCGGCAGCTTTTACCCAAGGTAGTTACAAAATAAGTGTGGGAAATCGTGAATTAACCTTTGTTGGCTTGCCTTTTGCGGGGCGAGAAGTAGAAAATTTAGCAGTAATAATTCCCAGTACTACTAAATTGATTGATAGTGCTTTTACACCTCCGGCTACTGTGCCTAAATTAAACGAATATAACATTATTCATTTAGCAACTCACGCTGCTTTTGTGATTGGGCAACCTCAAGATTCATTTATACTTTTTGGTGATGGAAGTCGGGTGACATTACGCGATGTAGAAACTTGGTCATTACCAAATGTAGAATTAGTAGTTTTGAGTGCTTGCGAAACAGGAATTGGCGGACAATTAGGGAATGGAGAAGAAATTTTAGGTTTTGGTTATCAAATGCAATTAACTGGTGTGAAGGCTACTATTGCTTCTTTGTGGTCAGTTTCTGATGGTGGTACTCAAGTTTTAATGGATGCGTTTTACGCTGAATTAAGCAAGGGAAATATCAGCAAATCCGAAGCATTGCGCCGCGCACAAATTGCTTTAATTAATAGTAATAAATTCCTGACAACGGCACAAAGACGAGG